The Bacteroidota bacterium genome contains a region encoding:
- the meaB gene encoding methylmalonyl Co-A mutase-associated GTPase MeaB produces MIIDDNFLERVYSSDKRAIARAISVVEDESEGREEILRKIYPKTGRAYKIGITGPPGAGKSTLTNALVKLLVSQGYKVGVIAIDPTSPFTGGALLGDRIRMTDIGMLDGVYIRSMATRGSLGGLSMNVVEACDVLDASGKDFILIETVGVGQSELDIAKTADTTIVVLVPESGDAIQAMKAGLMEIADIFVLNKSDREGADGVAATLKNIIHLKPPTEDNWIINVLKTVGSLNKGLEELLAEILKHKTHLEESGWLKKKRISNLTKKIYELVHNRLDYTFWNDEKRKTLADNLDELYEKKQDPYSYVDSLMK; encoded by the coding sequence ATGATAATAGACGATAATTTTTTAGAAAGAGTTTACAGCAGCGATAAGAGGGCAATTGCCAGGGCAATATCAGTTGTTGAAGATGAATCAGAAGGGCGAGAGGAAATCCTACGCAAAATTTATCCTAAAACTGGACGTGCATATAAAATCGGAATCACGGGTCCTCCCGGAGCAGGGAAGTCAACTCTTACAAATGCACTTGTAAAGCTATTAGTATCTCAAGGGTATAAAGTGGGAGTTATTGCAATTGACCCGACAAGTCCCTTTACAGGAGGTGCATTGCTTGGCGACAGAATCCGCATGACAGATATCGGAATGCTGGACGGAGTTTATATCCGTTCCATGGCTACGCGCGGTTCGCTGGGCGGACTAAGTATGAACGTTGTTGAAGCATGCGATGTTCTCGATGCATCAGGTAAGGATTTTATTTTAATTGAAACTGTCGGCGTTGGTCAGTCAGAGCTTGATATTGCAAAGACGGCTGATACCACAATTGTTGTTCTTGTACCCGAATCAGGCGATGCTATTCAGGCAATGAAGGCGGGACTTATGGAGATAGCCGATATATTTGTTTTAAACAAATCAGATAGAGAAGGCGCTGACGGAGTTGCTGCAACTCTAAAAAATATAATTCACTTAAAACCTCCAACGGAAGATAACTGGATTATAAATGTACTGAAGACAGTCGGCAGCTTAAATAAAGGTCTTGAAGAATTATTAGCAGAGATATTAAAACATAAAACTCATCTTGAAGAGTCAGGCTGGCTTAAGAAGAAAAGAATTTCTAATCTTACAAAAAAGATATACGAGTTAGTCCATAACAGACTTGATTACACTTTCTGGAATGATGAAAAAAGAAAAACACTTGCCGATAATCTTGATGAGCTTTACGAAAAGAAACAGGACCCGTATTCATATGTGGATTCTTTGATGAAGTAA
- a CDS encoding peptidylprolyl isomerase, whose product MADHRKEQKHYNTGVMNKLRDKMPVIIIIVIVAFLATIVFEWGMNLLGLREDRQLFAKVNGEEITYQQFEQAVEQQANQMRQQNNGKDIDDAQMQQIRDQVWNGLITQSITRDALKKYNITVSDKEILDWIYNRPDQLPDPIKKNFMDSTGTFNVGFYQQALGMKTKEATQFWSQVENYLREVLQSEKLQSILTAGVRVTEADVLQKYKDDKIFANISYTALDQSMVTDTNLNNPSIEEMKKYYDEHKDDFKVDESVKFKYVVFSDAATAEDTAATQKLLEVLLKDFKTAAIEDSSLIRLVNDNSVSPYSDAFQKPNSLGPDAMKFLFSAKPGDVSNIIMGNDGYKVMRLIDTKEGEDTYVNASHILVNFGTDTAAAKKKAEEIYKRVKAGEDINTLAQQLSDEPSAKTQKGDLGWFGKGAMVKEFEDASFAAKDGEIVGPVKTQFGFHIIQVKGKSKKEFKVAEIKKPVTAGARTKDIAKKKAEGFYLDVDKGGNIDTLAKQMNLTCTTTADVLKDGFIPGAGQNKKLMKLALDSKAGKVFEPLKVQGGYGVYKLIDKTPAGYRNFDSIKTTMVKPKVVEKKKFAVLKQMATDLRAKIQNNDIKSLSTLTPPSVVETADSVSVSKPAAKIGQDYAVTDAIFSMKQGEISQPIKGTRGYYLIQLNTVTPFNQEDYLKAYNDIRNSLLMQKKQSVVQEWLQKMQNDADIIDNRDRFFN is encoded by the coding sequence ATGGCAGATCATAGAAAAGAGCAAAAGCACTACAATACAGGAGTTATGAATAAATTACGGGACAAGATGCCTGTGATTATCATAATCGTTATCGTTGCATTCTTAGCGACAATCGTTTTTGAATGGGGTATGAACCTTCTTGGCTTAAGAGAGGACAGACAGCTTTTTGCTAAAGTTAACGGAGAGGAGATAACTTATCAGCAGTTTGAGCAGGCAGTCGAGCAGCAGGCAAACCAAATGCGCCAGCAAAACAACGGTAAGGATATCGACGATGCTCAGATGCAGCAGATAAGAGACCAGGTATGGAACGGGTTAATTACCCAAAGTATCACCAGAGATGCATTGAAAAAATATAATATCACCGTTAGTGATAAAGAAATTTTGGACTGGATATATAACAGACCTGACCAGCTTCCTGACCCTATAAAGAAAAATTTTATGGATTCAACGGGAACATTCAACGTCGGCTTCTATCAGCAGGCACTTGGCATGAAAACAAAGGAAGCAACTCAATTCTGGTCACAAGTTGAAAATTACCTTCGCGAAGTTCTTCAATCTGAAAAATTACAGTCAATACTTACAGCAGGAGTACGTGTAACTGAAGCTGATGTATTACAGAAATATAAGGATGATAAAATTTTTGCAAATATATCATATACGGCACTGGATCAGAGTATGGTTACAGATACGAACCTTAATAACCCTTCTATCGAAGAAATGAAGAAATATTATGATGAGCATAAAGATGATTTTAAAGTTGATGAAAGTGTAAAATTTAAATATGTTGTATTTTCAGATGCTGCAACTGCGGAAGATACAGCAGCTACTCAAAAATTACTCGAAGTATTGCTAAAAGATTTTAAGACAGCTGCAATCGAAGATTCAAGTTTAATAAGACTTGTAAACGATAATTCAGTTTCTCCTTATAGTGATGCATTCCAAAAACCAAATTCTTTAGGTCCGGATGCAATGAAGTTTTTATTTTCCGCAAAACCGGGTGATGTTTCAAATATTATTATGGGAAATGACGGATATAAAGTTATGAGACTAATAGACACTAAGGAAGGTGAAGATACATATGTAAATGCTTCACACATCTTGGTTAACTTTGGAACAGATACAGCTGCGGCTAAAAAGAAAGCAGAAGAAATTTATAAAAGAGTTAAAGCAGGCGAGGATATTAATACGCTTGCCCAGCAGTTATCAGATGAGCCGTCAGCTAAGACACAAAAAGGTGATTTAGGATGGTTTGGTAAAGGAGCAATGGTAAAAGAATTTGAAGACGCTTCATTTGCCGCTAAAGACGGAGAAATTGTAGGACCGGTTAAAACTCAGTTCGGTTTCCATATCATTCAGGTAAAAGGAAAGTCTAAAAAAGAATTTAAAGTTGCTGAAATTAAAAAACCTGTTACTGCCGGAGCAAGAACAAAAGATATTGCGAAGAAAAAAGCTGAAGGATTCTATCTTGATGTTGATAAAGGCGGAAACATTGATACACTTGCAAAGCAAATGAATCTTACATGCACAACAACTGCCGATGTATTGAAAGACGGATTTATTCCGGGCGCAGGTCAGAATAAGAAACTTATGAAGCTGGCTTTAGACAGTAAGGCAGGAAAAGTATTTGAGCCGTTAAAAGTACAAGGTGGTTACGGAGTTTATAAGCTAATTGATAAAACTCCCGCAGGTTACAGAAACTTCGACTCAATAAAGACAACTATGGTAAAGCCAAAAGTTGTTGAGAAGAAGAAGTTTGCAGTTCTTAAACAAATGGCAACAGACTTAAGAGCAAAGATTCAGAATAACGATATTAAAAGTTTAAGTACATTAACACCTCCTTCAGTAGTTGAAACAGCAGATAGCGTTTCAGTATCAAAACCGGCTGCGAAAATCGGACAGGATTATGCTGTAACAGATGCAATTTTCTCAATGAAGCAGGGTGAAATTTCTCAGCCTATAAAAGGAACAAGAGGATATTATTTAATTCAGTTGAATACTGTGACGCCATTCAATCAGGAAGATTATTTAAAGGCATACAACGATATAAGAAACAGCCTTCTGATGCAAAAGAAACAGTCAGTGGTTCAGGAATGGCTGCAGAAAATGCAGAACGATGCTGATATAATTGATAACCGTGACAGGTTTTTCAATTAA
- a CDS encoding outer membrane beta-barrel protein — translation MLRFIFLSLTLIFPSILFCQNSAPHIPFFSNIIVSGSLNYVSSATIQQAPYSSDLIERNSSLDVSGGYGYGFSVRTKILRNDLFLGISAEFIKIQDNDAVLTLEGDTSFARIKLSETITAYPVELTAYFNIPSFQQNLNIYLGGGIGMYMGDRIRKIQNFQSETISKSFGLSLVVLSGIEYYFENNFMSFMELRFRDGEYDVKSKFPLSSINVNGATYSLDKEMNSKIFLDGLKISFGLGYRF, via the coding sequence ATGTTAAGGTTCATATTTTTATCACTTACCCTTATATTTCCCTCTATATTATTTTGTCAGAATTCTGCACCTCATATTCCATTTTTCAGTAATATTATTGTATCCGGTTCGCTGAATTATGTTTCATCTGCGACAATTCAGCAGGCACCATATTCTTCCGATTTAATAGAGCGAAATTCTTCTTTAGATGTTTCCGGCGGTTATGGCTACGGATTTTCGGTGAGGACAAAAATATTGAGAAACGATTTATTCTTAGGTATTTCAGCAGAGTTTATAAAAATTCAGGATAATGATGCTGTATTAACTTTGGAGGGCGATACAAGCTTTGCAAGAATAAAACTATCTGAAACAATAACAGCTTATCCTGTTGAATTAACTGCATATTTTAATATTCCATCTTTTCAGCAGAACCTGAATATCTATTTAGGAGGCGGAATTGGCATGTATATGGGGGACAGAATAAGGAAAATACAGAACTTTCAGAGTGAAACTATTTCAAAATCTTTTGGTTTAAGCTTAGTAGTTCTCAGCGGAATTGAATATTATTTTGAAAATAATTTTATGAGTTTTATGGAGTTAAGATTCCGCGACGGTGAGTATGATGTAAAATCGAAGTTTCCCTTAAGCTCAATAAATGTTAACGGAGCAACTTATTCTTTGGATAAAGAAATGAATTCAAAAATTTTTCTGGATGGCTTAAAAATCAGTTTTGGCTTAGGCTACAGATTTTAA